A genomic window from Scomber scombrus chromosome 18, fScoSco1.1, whole genome shotgun sequence includes:
- the tmem86b gene encoding lysoplasmalogenase: MDILDTHAYDRRQKRNLSYALFVSLLPFFFATAVYFYLWTPNSPASIMTAGVKATPILLLAAVVLTWNGGQSVLGVVGGLVFSAIGDICLVWPELFIHGMGAFAVAHLLYSLTFLSARYAPSSSPSWLRFLYLILFMVGGCFYIYIYPYLQKDKDSGLLVPGVGIYAMLITIMGSLAIRTRHPVTLLGALIFMVSDIALAMQVFKATADLEHGNSIVMVTYYLAQLLIAVGDIKAVGEEDDFSKWKRS; the protein is encoded by the exons ATGGACATCCTTGACACCCATGCCTATGACAGGCGACAGAAGAGAAATCTG TCCTatgctctctttgtttctctcttgcCTTTCTTTTTTGCCACAGCTGTGTACTTCTACCTGTGGACTCCCAACTCCCCCGCATCCATTATGACTGCAGGTGTCAAAGCAACACCAATACTCCTATTGGCTGCAGTAGTGCTAACCTGGAATGGAGGTCAAAGTGTACTAGGTGTGGTAGGAGGACTAGTCTTTTCTGCTATTGGTGACATCTGCCTGGTATGGCCTGAACTTTTTATCCATG GAATGGGTGCATTTGCTGTGGCTCATCTGCTGTACTCCCTCACCTTCCTCTCGGCTCGTTATGCACCAAGCTCGTCTCCCTCCTGGCTCCGATTCCTATATCTGATCCTGTTCATGGTGGGCGGATGtttctacatttacatatatCCATATCTGCAGAAGGATAAAGACTCAGGTCTGCTCGTTCCAGGTGTGGGGATCTACGCAATGTTAATTACTATAATGGGGTCATTAGCTATTAGGACCCGTCATCCAGTAACACTGTTGGGAGCTTTGATCTTCATGGTGTCTGACATTGCACTAGCTATGCAAGTTTTCAAGGCGACAGCAGACCTGGAGCATGGTAACTCTATTGTCATGGTGACATATTACTTGGCACAGCTTCTAATCGCTGTGGGCGATATAAAGGCAGTGGGTGAAGaagatgatttttcaaaatggaaGAGGTCCTAA